Proteins encoded by one window of Microbacterium testaceum:
- a CDS encoding cysteine hydrolase family protein, giving the protein MTRIRVHGADRDIDPTGEFADWLDPARTAVVSIDMHEGHLSVDPACPCPAPRGREIVSGIDAFHREARALGVKIIHVRSTLRASGVDDVDGTSSSAWRATFPQHVGPIPGAREHALEGSRWTEFVTEVLPGDEIVSGKKRLSAFYPTDLDFLLRQLGVTAVVLDGIMADCCVLNSAFDASNLGYRLSVPSDLVRGTDAALEDAALSMISLHLGLVLDSSALLEAWRRTA; this is encoded by the coding sequence GTGACGCGCATCCGCGTGCACGGCGCAGATCGTGACATCGACCCCACCGGAGAATTCGCCGACTGGCTCGACCCGGCCCGCACCGCCGTCGTGTCGATCGACATGCACGAGGGACACCTGTCGGTCGACCCCGCATGCCCGTGCCCCGCGCCGCGGGGACGCGAGATCGTGAGCGGCATCGACGCCTTCCATCGCGAGGCGCGAGCCCTCGGCGTGAAGATCATTCATGTGCGATCGACCCTGCGCGCCTCGGGGGTCGACGACGTCGACGGAACGAGCAGCAGCGCCTGGCGGGCGACGTTTCCCCAGCATGTCGGCCCGATCCCCGGTGCGCGCGAACACGCTCTCGAAGGCTCGCGTTGGACGGAATTCGTCACCGAGGTGCTCCCCGGCGACGAGATCGTCTCGGGCAAGAAACGCCTGTCGGCCTTCTACCCGACCGATCTCGACTTCCTGCTCCGTCAGCTCGGGGTGACGGCGGTCGTCCTCGACGGGATCATGGCCGACTGCTGCGTGCTGAATTCCGCGTTCGACGCGTCCAACCTCGGCTACCGCCTCAGCGTTCCGTCCGATCTCGTTCGCGGGACGGATGCCGCTCTGGAAGACGCCGCACTCTCGATGATCTCCCTGCACCTGGGACTCGTGCTCGACTCCTCGGCCCTGCTGGAGGCGTGGCGCCGAACGGCGTGA
- the msrB gene encoding peptide-methionine (R)-S-oxide reductase MsrB gives MSTEYRKTSEALSRLTDRQFAVTQDDATEPPFRNEYWDNHEDGIYVDVVSGQPLFSSTDKFESGSGWPSFTQPIDDAAVVNKTDRSLWMTRTEVRSAGADSHLGHLFDDGPRDRGGLRYCMNSAAMRFVPVAELEAQGYGAYLALFRESRPS, from the coding sequence GTGAGCACGGAGTACCGGAAGACGTCGGAGGCACTCAGCCGCCTCACCGACCGCCAGTTCGCCGTCACGCAGGACGACGCCACCGAACCGCCGTTCCGCAACGAGTACTGGGACAACCACGAGGACGGCATCTACGTCGATGTCGTGTCGGGACAGCCGCTGTTCTCGTCGACCGACAAGTTCGAGAGCGGATCGGGCTGGCCGAGCTTCACTCAGCCCATCGACGACGCCGCTGTCGTGAACAAGACCGACCGTTCGCTGTGGATGACGCGCACCGAGGTCCGCTCGGCCGGAGCCGACAGCCACCTCGGACACCTCTTCGACGACGGCCCCCGCGACCGCGGTGGACTGAGATACTGCATGAACTCGGCCGCAATGCGGTTCGTGCCCGTCGCAGAGCTCGAGGCCCAGGGGTACGGCGCGTACCTCGCCCTGTTCCGCGAGAGCCGACCCTCATGA